A genomic segment from Anabas testudineus chromosome 6, fAnaTes1.2, whole genome shotgun sequence encodes:
- the lrrc4.2 gene encoding leucine-rich repeat-containing protein 4.2, with the protein MSPLGQVSVQPTWNAALLAVLSLMVPALTMCQPTGPALGSANPQNCPGVCSCTNQLSKVVCTRRGLVRVPSNIPANTRYLNLMENSIETIQADSFRHLHHLEVLQLGRNAIRQIEVGAFNGLTSLNTLELFDNRLTVIPSGAFEYLSKLRELWLRNNPIESIPSYAFNRVPSLMRLDLGELRKLEYISDGAFEGLQNLKYLNLGMCNLREFPHLSPLVGLEELEISENVFPELKPGAFRGLKNLRKLWIMNSAITTIERNAFDDITALVELNLAHNNLSSLPHNLFTPLQYLVELHLHHNPWKCDCDVVWLSWWLREYIPTNSTCCGRCHTPAHMKGRYLVEVDQTTFQCSAPFILDAPRDLNISAARVAELKCRTAPMSSVRWLLPNGTVLTHGSAHPRISVLNDGTLNFSNVLPSDTGVYTCMVSNMAGNSNASAYLNVSNAELNTSNLSYFTTVTVEVLEPTVEETPKPKPTVPASPSVFQPVFISTPTVLFQNTQTPRQVSIPTARVPSGPAASLDEVMKTTKIIIGCFVAVTLLAAAMLIAFYKLRKRHQQRSTVAAARTIEIIQMEEDVPPVPPPTSGSSGSDDTGLVLPTLVEHNSNTFKPGYVSSSSRQGGYGAHWTQNNSFHCSVRQHHSHISTIADPYIIKTTHGKEKVQETQI; encoded by the coding sequence ATGAGTCCTCTGGGCCAGGTTAGTGTGCAGCCTACCTGGAACGCAGCCCTGCTCGCCGTGCTCTCCCTCATGGTGCCTGCTCTCACGATGTGTCAGCCCACAGGTCCTGCCTTGGGCTCAGCTAACCCACAGAACTGTCCAGGTGTGTGCTCCTGCACTAACCAGCTCAGCAAAGTAGTGTGTACACGCAGAGGCCTGGTTAGGGTTCCTTCAAATATTCCAGCTAACACCAGGTACCTGAACCTGATGGAAAACAGCATAGAGACGATACAGGCCGATAGCTTCAGACACTTGCATCACCTGGAGGTACTTCAATTGGGCAGAAATGCTATCAGGCAGATCGAAGTGGGGGCTTTCAATGGTCTGACCAGTCTCAACACCCTGGAGCTGTTTGATAACAGGCTGACAGTCATACCCAGTGGAGCTTTTGAGTATCTGTCAAAGTTGAGAGAGTTGTGGCTTAGAAACAATCCAATTGAAAGCATTCCCTCCTATGCCTTTAACCGTGTCCCTTCACTCATGAGACTGGACCTGGGAGAGCTGAGGAAGTTGGAGTACATCTCTGATGGAGCATTTGAGGGCCTTCAAAACCTCAAGTACCTCAACCTCGGGATGTGCAACCTGAGGGAGTTTCCTCATCTTTCACCTCTTGTGGGACTGGAAGAGCTAGAAATATCAGAGAATGTTTTCCCTGAATTGAAACCTGGGGCTTTCCGTGGGCTCAAGAATTTACGCAAACTGTGGATTATGAACTCTGCGATTACCACTATTGAGAGAAACGCATTTGATGACATAACAGCCCTGGTGGAACTGAATTTAGCCCATAACAACCTCTCATCCCTCCCCCATAACCTCTTCACCCCTCTACAGTACCTGGTAGAGCTACACCTGCACCACAACCCTTGGAAATGTGACTGTGATGTAGTGTGGCTCTCCTGGTGGCTCAGAGAATACATTCCCACAAATTCCACCTGCTGCGGACGCTGCCACACCCCAGCCCACATGAAAGGACGTTACCTGGTGGAAGTAGATCAGACCACATTTCAGTGTTCGGCACCATTTATACTTGATGCTCCTAGAGATCTGAACATTTCAGCAGCCAGGGTGGCAGAACTAAAGTGTCGCACAGCTCCCATGAGCTCAGTCCGATGGCTTCTCCCCAATGGAACAGTACTGACACATGGTTCAGCTCACCCACGGATATCTGTACTTAACGATGGGACTCTCAACTTTTCCAATGTTCTCCCGTCAGACACAGGGGTCTACACCTGCATGGTGAGCAACATGGCAGGAAACTCCAATGCCTCGGCCTACCTAAATGTCAGCAATGCCGAACTCAACACATCTAATCTGTCCTATTTTACCACAGTAACAGTGGAAGTGTTAGAACCTACAGTGGAGGAAACCCCTAAACCTAAACCTACTGTCCCTGCCTCACCCTCTGTCTTTCAGCCTGTTTTCATCTCCACACCCACTGTGTTGTTCCAAAACACTCAGACCCCAAGGCAGGTGTCAATTCCCACTGCCAGAGTCCCTAGTGGGCCAGCCGCCAGCCTGGATGAGGTAATGAAAACCACCAAAATCATCATTggctgttttgttgctgttacCTTGCTGGCAGCTGCTATGTTGATAGCGTTCTATAAGTTGCGTAAGCGGCATCAGCAGAGGAGCACGGTGGCAGCAGCCAGGACTATAGAAATCATACAGATGGAGGAAGATGTTCCTCCTGTTCCACCACCCACCTCCGGATCTAGTGGCTCTGATGACACAGGATTGGTACTGCCTACATTAGTGGAACATAACAGCAACACCTTTAAGCCTGGTTACGTGTCCTCTTCATCCCGCCAAGGGGGTTATGGTGCCCATTGGACCCAGAACAACTCTTTTCATTGCTCAGTCAGACAGCATCACAGCCACATCAGCACCATTGCTGATCCTTACATCATAAAGACTACTCATGGCAAGGAGAAGGTTCAAGAGACCCAAATCTGA